The genomic interval TATCAAGGAGAAGCGATTATATCTCGCGCTATCTTGTGCTGACGGAAATTTGCCATGGAATGGTCGCCAGATTTTGCTGAATCGACAAGACGGGAACTGGAATTATGTAGGCATATTACTTGATAATCGACGCGACTCGGACGGGCTCCAAATCGCCGGTAACTCTTTTACCGGTTTTTCAGCGCCGGAATTGATTGCGGTTCGGGATAAAACATATTTGGCCGTTACTCCTACCACAAACGGTGAGAATCCCGCGTATCATGGATGCATCGTCTTTGAAATCGAAGATTTGGATTCCGCTAAGATTCTACGGGAATCTAAATTTCTTAAAATCAGTAAAGTCGTTCCGGGAAATTCAGAATTGCATAATGGAGCCTGCTCCTATTTAAACGTTATGTCGGAGACGGGAGGATTCCTGCTAAGTCAAGCTTATCCGGAATCGGTTAAAGTTTTTAGAATAATTCGGACTGAGATAAAACTTTGAAGTTCGATAAGTTCCGAATAATCTTTCTTTTTCTTTTTAGTTACCTTTTGTTTTCCTGCGCGATCTTTCGTGCCGATCGAAATGCAAGGAACCTTACGGATTACCGAAAGAATAAATTCGGGACCGTATCTTTTGAACTCATCAATTGGAGAACTGAAGAAATCGAAGGAACTCTTGCAGGTGAGACGATGATTTCCGTTTTAGAAACGAGCGCTCAGTTTCGTAAATTTAAGAGTGAGATAGGTTCCGACGGCTGGTATGTTCAAGTAGTATTGGAGAAGTATCCCGGTAATAAAGAGATGGGAGGACAACTTCGCGATAGACCCGGGAGGTTTCTATTAAGCACCATTAATAATTTTATCGCAAGCAATACGTTTCTTTTCTTTCCAGTGCTACTAAATTTAGAACGGAAAATATCCTTTCTCGTATGGAAAGGGGAAACGTTACGAAACGAGTATGTGTATCATAGCGACGCTTGGGCGGTTTTAGGGTGGGGAACATTATTTCTATTAATACCGTCCGAGTCCAAATATTTAAGATATGATATGGCAAGAGTCGCCAGATTATTTCTTTTCGATGCCGCCCGAGATAACTTATTGCACGATGAGTAAAGTTCTAACGCTATTTATCTTCCTTTTCCTTTGCGATATGGCTTGCGTAGGTTTCGGCGATTTACGAAACTCCGAGCGTTTGAATACTGATACGGACGACTCATTGGTGAAGCGCGGGTTAGGCCTTCATTTTGTAGCTTGGTCGGATCAAGAACGCTACATTCCCGAAATCCGATCAAGATTGGAAAAGAACGGATTTATATTCCAAAACGGAACGCCTACGAGGTTGGAAGTAATCTTGGAAGAAGGGGGAACGACTCGTACGATTCTACGGATTTTAAACCTAATCGCTACTTCCGCTACGGGATCTATATTTCCTTTCTATAATCAAGTCAATTATAATATTCGTTTCCGAGTCTTCGAATCCGGGCGCCTAACACAATCCTGTAGTTATGATTTACGGAACAACGAATTTTTCGGAATCTTGTTGACCCCGGTAGCTCTCTTTCGCTCCTCTCCTTCGACTTTATCGGATCTTATTGCCTTATCCGTAGACTTATATTCGAGAGGTTGCGTCGTAAAACCCGAGAATCATCCTTAAAGTTTATTGCATGTTCTTTTTTATATTTGGATGCGCTATGCATTTCATCGATAAAAGCGGTGGATACCTTTCTTATCGACATTCCGTCGGACCCCGGTCATTATGGCCGACTAAGGGAATTGCTATATTTTGGTCCGCCATACGCATATTGAAAAACACCGAACACAGAGAATCGGCTGGTTACGCGCTGCCGTATTGGGAGCGAACGACGGAATCGTTTCGACTACGAGTTTAGTCATAGGTGTCGCTGTTGCGGAAGTTAGCAGCGGTAACGTGTTGGTAGCGGGCATCACCGGTTCAGTTGCGGGCGCAATGTCCATGGCTGCGGGAGAATATGTATCTGTTAGTTCCCAAGCCGATACTGAGAACGCCGACTTGGCGCGGGAACGTCGGGAACTCCTACAAGATCCGGAACTTGAGCTGAAGGAACTTCAAGCAATTTACGTCGATCGAGGTCTTAAATCGAATCTTGCAAAACAGGTAGCCGAACAATTGATGTCCGGGAATGCATTAGCGGCTCAAGTAGGCAATGCAAATCTCTTGAAGGGTATTCTTCGAATCACTTTTTGGGGAATTCTCGCTATGGGGCACCGCATTCGCGGGAAAAATTTTCGGCGTAGTCGTATAAATCGGTCGCCCTATAAAAATTATCGCTTATCAAGGTTTCCATGAAAATCCATTTTCTATCGTCAAAACTGGCAAAACCGGCTCAGAGAGCCTTGCAAAATGTAGGAGTTAAAACCTTGGAGCAGCTTGCTAAGTTTCGTGAGGACGAAATTCTGCAACTTCATGGGATCGGGGAGAATGCGGTGTTAGTTATTGAACCAACTTTAAAAGAAAACGGGCTTTCGCTTAAAGATACTATATGATGTCGATTTCGTCCGCCTTGAACCGTTATGAGATGATTATCTTGTCTATCCGTTGGTTTTTGATAATTATCAAAGAGCCGCAACCTTTTACTAGCCGGGCTTTCCGTAACGTGATCGGAGATCGATAAAATTCATTTGCACTTTTCGTGGCATTTCGCTTATACATCAGTCTTATATAATTTGTAGACAGGATTCTTTTACGTTCGCTCATTACGATTTTAAATAATTTTGCAAAAGCGATAAGGAATAAATTCGGGCAGAGCGAAGTGGAGTACATCATTCAAAGACAATCGTGTCGGGACATTTATCTTTTCATTCCATTCCGTCGCGTCGAAAATAAGATTAGCTATCGGAGAATTGCCTTGTGAACAAAAATCTCCTTTCGGATCGATGGAAGAATCCTTATCTTTTATTATTAGGAATTATAATTCTATCGGCAATTCCCTTTCCTATCGTCGACCACTTGCATAAATCGCTTTCTTCCGAAATAGATCGTTCTTCCTATCTTCTCTTCCATAATATTACGGAATTTTTTAGTATAGTCGTTTCCTTATCTATTTTCGGGGTATGTTGGTTTACGTATGAGCGCAGCAAGGACAATCATTCCCTTTTTTTGGGAACTTCATTTCTTGCAATCGGTCTTCTGGACTTTATGCATACGCTGGCTTATTCCGGTATGTCCGATCTTGTGACTCCTAACTCCGCCAATAAATCCACCCAATTTTGGCTTGTTGCCCGCTTTTTCAACGCATCTATCTTTCTCGCCAGCGCTTTCATTTATTCTAAAAATAGGCATTCTTGGCTAACAAAAGCGAACCTGCTCTTAGCCGT from Leptospira fainei serovar Hurstbridge str. BUT 6 carries:
- a CDS encoding VIT1/CCC1 transporter family protein, encoding MVRHTHIEKHRTQRIGWLRAAVLGANDGIVSTTSLVIGVAVAEVSSGNVLVAGITGSVAGAMSMAAGEYVSVSSQADTENADLARERRELLQDPELELKELQAIYVDRGLKSNLAKQVAEQLMSGNALAAQVGNANLLKGILRITFWGILAMGHRIRGKNFRRSRINRSPYKNYRLSRFP
- a CDS encoding helix-hairpin-helix domain-containing protein — encoded protein: MKIHFLSSKLAKPAQRALQNVGVKTLEQLAKFREDEILQLHGIGENAVLVIEPTLKENGLSLKDTI